A single window of Deltaproteobacteria bacterium DNA harbors:
- a CDS encoding tyrosine-type recombinase/integrase codes for MGVSSKEFFNSLLRHAEASLMDNHNVPIGAIQRILGHENRTTTEIYLHPMEDPERLAMMVFEQASETNHG; via the coding sequence TTGGGGGTCTCAAGTAAAGAGTTTTTCAACAGCCTGCTAAGACACGCCGAGGCTTCACTGATGGATAATCATAATGTTCCCATCGGAGCAATCCAGCGGATTTTGGGGCATGAGAATCGTACTACTACTGAAATATATCTTCATCCTATGGAGGATCCGGAGCGCCTGGCGATGATGGTCTTTGAGCAGGCCAGCGAGACAAACCATGGGTGA